In the genome of Populus alba chromosome 11, ASM523922v2, whole genome shotgun sequence, one region contains:
- the LOC118061410 gene encoding uncharacterized protein, giving the protein MQPFMPSRTTEIDPKQKINGDLYCALMKGNTKSVADLCLKLQDHALHVITVTDDTVLHMATYAKEASLVEQLLDELPDHHLDKLTRQNGVGNTILHETATSNHTVAVAGKLLKKAPGLLGMRNHNGETALFRAARYGKTDMFDFLAARVSGYDEYGLQFYVQRSDKTTILHMAILSLHFDLAYQIASKYEHLIGQRDGDGMTGLQILSCNPSVFKQEPEDGFIKLAKSCGSSAWRKKVQKQKQLHRSAVELAKFLVRKDTSWECISSGIDVMKPKIHKYGEKGGQERQEVHLFNTIPDQMESRAETPLILATKSGCVEIVEEILKAYPLAVEHIDDEGRNVLHVAIKYRQLKIFKLVTRMEVPMKRLGRKIDNDGNSILHNVGKKSKDVVSDEKMEGPAFLLQEELLWFEVHFLDFSLLPSSYAYLSFT; this is encoded by the exons ATGCAGCCCTTTATGCCTTCCCGTACTACTGAAATCGATCCTAAACAGAAAATAAACGGAGACTTGTACTGTGCTCTCATGAAAGGAAACACGAAGAGCGTTGCAGATCTCTGCCTAAAGCTTCAGGATCATGCATTGCACGTAATAACAGTAACCGACGATACAGTACTTCACATGGCTACATATGCCAAAGAAGCATCCTTGGTAGAACAATTACTAGATGAGTTGCCTGATCATCATCTCGACAAGTTGACTCGCCAAAATGGTGTAGGAAACACAATCCTCCATGAGACTGCCACAAGCAACCATACTGTAGCTGTTGCAGGTAAACTTCTGAAGAAAGCCCCTGGATTGTTAGGCATGCGCAACCACAATGGAGAGACGGCTCTCTTTCGTGCGGCCCGGTATGGAAAAACTGATATGTTCGACTTTCTTGCTGCTAGAGTCTCTGGATATGATGAATATGGTTTGCAATTCTATGTACAGAGAAGTGATAAAACCACTATCCTTCACATGGCCATTCTTTCTCTGCATTTTG ATTTGGCTTACCAAATTGCATCGAAGTACGAACATTTAATTGGTCAAAGAGATGGTGATGGTATGACTGGTCTTCAGATTTTATCATGCAACCCATCAGTTTTTAAACAAGAGCCTGAAGATGGATTCATTAAGTTAG CTAAATCTTGTGGAAGTTCAGCATGGAGGAAAAAGgttcaaaagcaaaaacaactgCATAGATCAGCTGTGGAGCTTGCCAAGTTTTTAGTCAGAAAAGATACCTCCTGGGAGTGTATTTCTTCTGGCATCGACGTGATGAAGCCTAAAATTCACAAGTATGGAGAAAAGGGAGGCCAAGAACGGCAAGAAGTACATTTGTTTAATACAATTCCAGACCAAATGGAGAGTCGTGCAGAAACTCCTTTGATTTTGGCTACAAAGTCAGGCTGTGTGGAGATTGTTGAGGAAATACTCAAAGCATATCCCCTGGCAGTCGAACACATTGATGATGAAGGGAGAAATGTACTGCATGTAGCAATCAAATACCGCCAACTGAAGATTTTTAAGCTTGTGACACGAATGGAAGTGCCTATGAAGAGGCTGGGAAGGAAGATTGATAATGATGGGAATTCCATTCTACACAACGTCGGAAAGAAATCGAAGGATGTTGTGTCTGATGAGAAGATGGAAGGTCCTGCATTCCTATTACAGGAAGAGTTACTCTGGTTTGAGGTACACTTTTTAGACTTTTCACTTTTACCTTCCAGCTATGCATACTTATCATTCACATAA